A region of Pyxidicoccus parkwaysis DNA encodes the following proteins:
- a CDS encoding VOC family protein — protein MPKAIPDGYHSVTPYMAMSDANKAIEFYKAALGAVELYRMPMPGGKVAHAELQIGDSRIMLSDEFPDMGAKSPKHHGGSPMGLVIYTENVDALAERFVKAGGKVLQPLENKFYGDRSGQFQDPEGYKWGLSQHVEDVSPEEMQRRMAKMGG, from the coding sequence ATGCCCAAGGCGATTCCCGACGGCTACCACTCTGTCACGCCGTACATGGCGATGAGCGACGCGAACAAGGCCATCGAGTTCTACAAGGCCGCGCTCGGCGCCGTTGAGCTGTACCGGATGCCGATGCCGGGTGGGAAGGTGGCGCACGCGGAGCTGCAGATTGGCGACTCGCGCATCATGCTGTCGGACGAGTTCCCCGACATGGGCGCCAAGAGCCCGAAGCACCACGGCGGCTCGCCGATGGGCCTGGTCATCTACACGGAGAACGTGGACGCGCTGGCCGAGCGCTTCGTGAAGGCCGGCGGCAAGGTGCTGCAGCCGCTGGAGAACAAGTTCTACGGCGACCGCTCCGGCCAGTTCCAGGACCCCGAGGGCTACAAGTGGGGGCTCTCGCAGCACGTCGAGGACGTGTCGCCCGAGGAGATGCAGCGCCGCATGGCGAAGATGGGCGGGTAG
- the sitI6 gene encoding SitI6 family double-CXXCG motif immunity protein, whose product MSRFFWLRENHAVTGSFVAAHKWGLPGAICHTCGATWATSGHQYPAVDLSQMPERREFEKARPEPFSEFARLRELVRPLAPPDAVLPPGTTFGPLVGRASGKFDPFTSLGDSLWVVLRDALERLQAEGLRGLLGCQTELRFRQKNPPEVLELQIEPHGRLHRDCIPPEVPPPCATCGRVYFRLPDEPILDAVTLPPELDLFRVGNYATVIVGTERFKEAVLRLGLGGITFQELPTR is encoded by the coding sequence ATGAGCCGTTTCTTTTGGTTGCGTGAGAACCATGCGGTGACCGGGAGCTTCGTCGCCGCACACAAATGGGGGCTACCCGGAGCGATATGTCACACGTGCGGTGCCACGTGGGCGACCTCAGGTCACCAGTATCCCGCCGTGGACTTGTCTCAAATGCCCGAGCGCCGCGAGTTCGAGAAGGCACGGCCCGAGCCATTCTCCGAGTTCGCGCGTCTGCGGGAACTGGTGCGCCCCTTGGCGCCGCCTGATGCCGTGTTGCCTCCCGGTACAACCTTCGGTCCTCTGGTGGGACGTGCCTCCGGGAAGTTCGACCCATTCACGTCCCTGGGGGATTCGCTTTGGGTGGTTCTCCGGGACGCGCTGGAGCGCCTCCAGGCAGAGGGCCTGCGCGGTCTGCTGGGGTGCCAGACGGAGCTGCGGTTTCGGCAGAAGAACCCGCCTGAAGTTCTGGAACTTCAGATTGAACCGCACGGCCGACTGCACAGGGATTGTATTCCGCCCGAGGTACCGCCACCGTGCGCAACCTGTGGCAGGGTCTACTTCCGGCTGCCGGATGAACCCATTCTGGATGCCGTGACGCTGCCCCCAGAGCTGGACCTGTTCCGGGTGGGGAACTACGCCACGGTGATTGTTGGCACCGAGCGGTTCAAGGAGGCGGTGCTCCGCCTGGGACTGGGCGGCATCACGTTCCAGGAACTACCGACGCGCTGA
- the sitA6 gene encoding SitA6 family polymorphic toxin lipoprotein encodes MRTPHALWLSLFAVSWLGCATTAKPPMHQVWEEAELECLAPNDDQCVTLLCLGDTCGFYRCGDLPADVEHARFPPARPPAAAAAPGMGPRRNWGGAQDLPRGAVMVFPNWNGAPERVIPPSHQLTPGRWEKHHIFPRAEDLALWFERQGVKIHNYTMPIPLHVHRRIHGGDGRGGAWNRAWREFKTKNDNASPTEIFKFAGELIHRFELIGGPIQPYYSRPGA; translated from the coding sequence ATGCGAACGCCTCATGCCCTCTGGCTGTCGTTGTTTGCCGTGTCCTGGCTGGGCTGTGCCACCACTGCCAAGCCTCCCATGCATCAGGTATGGGAGGAGGCGGAGTTGGAGTGCCTCGCACCCAATGATGACCAGTGCGTCACGCTGCTGTGCTTGGGTGACACCTGTGGTTTCTACCGCTGCGGAGACCTGCCCGCCGATGTGGAGCATGCGCGCTTTCCTCCCGCGCGACCGCCTGCGGCAGCGGCGGCTCCGGGCATGGGGCCTCGGCGGAACTGGGGTGGAGCGCAGGACCTGCCTCGGGGCGCCGTCATGGTGTTCCCGAACTGGAACGGCGCTCCTGAGCGGGTCATCCCGCCTTCACATCAGCTCACGCCTGGCCGTTGGGAGAAGCACCACATCTTTCCCCGGGCCGAAGACCTCGCGCTGTGGTTCGAGCGCCAGGGCGTCAAGATCCACAACTACACCATGCCCATTCCGCTTCACGTCCACAGACGGATTCACGGCGGTGATGGACGCGGAGGCGCATGGAACAGAGCGTGGCGCGAGTTCAAAACGAAAAACGACAACGCCTCTCCCACGGAGATATTCAAGTTCGCGGGGGAGTTGATTCACCGCTTCGAGCTCATCGGCGGCCCCATTCAGCCCTACTATTCCCGCCCCGGAGCGTGA
- a CDS encoding cysteine hydrolase, which yields MANVTYDKADTALLVIDPYNDFISEGGKVWSRIKRVAEANDCVPHMLQVLTAARKASLRVFYALHRRYRPGDYEGWKSIAPVQRAAWERRTFEYGTWGGELRSGFEPEPGDIVASEHWCSSGFANTDLDLQLKRHGIHKLIVIGLIAHTCVEATVRFAAELGYEVTMVKDATADYSDVEMHAALDVNLPSYASAIVSTSELVDSLSSR from the coding sequence ATGGCAAACGTGACGTATGACAAGGCGGACACCGCGCTTCTCGTAATCGACCCCTACAACGATTTCATTTCGGAGGGCGGCAAGGTCTGGAGTCGCATCAAGCGTGTCGCGGAAGCAAACGATTGTGTCCCGCACATGCTGCAAGTGCTGACTGCGGCGCGGAAGGCATCGCTTCGCGTCTTCTATGCGCTGCATCGCCGATACCGCCCGGGCGACTACGAGGGTTGGAAGTCCATTGCGCCGGTTCAGAGGGCGGCGTGGGAGAGGAGGACCTTCGAATACGGCACGTGGGGTGGCGAGCTCCGTAGCGGCTTCGAACCTGAACCCGGCGATATCGTGGCCAGCGAGCACTGGTGTTCCAGCGGCTTTGCCAACACCGACCTGGACCTGCAGCTCAAGCGGCACGGCATCCACAAGCTCATCGTCATCGGGCTCATCGCCCACACGTGCGTGGAGGCAACGGTTCGCTTTGCCGCGGAGCTTGGCTACGAGGTCACGATGGTCAAGGACGCGACCGCCGATTACTCGGACGTGGAGATGCACGCGGCGCTCGACGTCAACCTCCCGAGCTACGCGAGCGCCATCGTGAGCACGAGTGAGCTCGTCGACTCCCTCTCGTCTCGCTGA
- a CDS encoding serine/threonine protein kinase, with protein sequence MLERRGCGAYGAVYRAFGVEGVLGPVALKLALYPGDERFAREIELLSRLRHPSVPRLVDHGSWSQPGDIPHRYLAMEWVEGVSLYEWARVQRPTSRQVLRALASLARALAATHAAGGVHRDVKGDNVLVSAADGRVFLTDFGSGHYVGAATLTSPPFPPGTGPYRSPEAWRSIRFPFHPSDTPYAPGPGDDVFALGMTAYRLVTGEYPPPPALLDEVAHIWSPEGTGPWPPRAVNVCCCAELSELVSRMLSVHPETRGSARELAEALEQAVSRAGPEADVPLFAQEESEPVDARGAAQPVMHRRRGLTAGALLTAASLGGAVAMGAGWLLSAHPGERAQQAHASAAEDSKDGGTVAVGDTALTAQTPFARAPSAWSTISVDIPPKPLPGQKRADAAGRCPGRAMIPINGGCWTKLAVGLKDCDASYNYYVYKDACYGPVFLPARPPTSGPTKRSGSDAP encoded by the coding sequence GTGCTGGAGCGGCGAGGCTGTGGAGCCTATGGCGCCGTCTATCGCGCCTTCGGGGTGGAGGGAGTCCTCGGGCCCGTGGCGCTCAAGCTGGCCCTGTACCCCGGCGATGAACGCTTCGCGCGAGAGATAGAGCTGCTCTCCCGTCTCCGGCACCCGAGTGTCCCGCGCCTCGTGGACCATGGGAGCTGGTCGCAGCCGGGAGACATCCCCCACCGCTATCTCGCGATGGAGTGGGTCGAGGGCGTGTCTCTGTATGAATGGGCGCGCGTGCAACGGCCTACGTCGCGGCAGGTACTCCGCGCTCTTGCGAGCCTCGCGCGGGCACTGGCGGCCACGCATGCAGCGGGTGGGGTCCACAGAGATGTGAAGGGAGACAATGTGCTCGTGAGCGCCGCGGACGGCCGGGTCTTCCTGACCGACTTCGGCTCCGGGCATTACGTGGGAGCCGCCACGCTGACGTCGCCGCCGTTTCCTCCCGGGACGGGGCCCTACCGTTCACCCGAGGCGTGGCGCTCCATTCGATTCCCCTTTCATCCGTCGGACACGCCCTATGCTCCCGGACCCGGGGATGATGTCTTCGCACTGGGGATGACCGCGTACCGGCTGGTGACTGGCGAATACCCTCCTCCGCCAGCGCTGCTGGACGAGGTGGCTCACATCTGGAGCCCGGAGGGGACGGGGCCATGGCCTCCACGTGCCGTCAACGTCTGCTGCTGCGCGGAGTTGAGCGAGCTCGTTTCCAGGATGCTCTCCGTGCACCCCGAGACGCGGGGCAGTGCCCGCGAATTGGCCGAGGCGTTGGAGCAGGCCGTGAGTAGAGCGGGGCCGGAGGCGGATGTGCCGCTCTTCGCCCAGGAGGAATCCGAGCCCGTGGATGCAAGGGGCGCCGCGCAGCCCGTCATGCATCGGAGGCGAGGGCTCACCGCAGGGGCTTTGCTCACCGCAGCCAGTCTGGGAGGCGCCGTGGCGATGGGCGCGGGGTGGCTGCTGAGCGCGCATCCCGGTGAGAGGGCCCAGCAGGCACACGCGTCAGCAGCCGAGGATTCAAAGGATGGCGGCACTGTGGCCGTTGGAGACACCGCATTGACAGCCCAGACGCCTTTCGCTCGGGCACCGTCCGCGTGGTCGACCATCTCCGTGGACATTCCACCCAAGCCCCTCCCAGGACAGAAACGGGCAGACGCTGCTGGCCGCTGTCCTGGCAGGGCGATGATTCCCATCAACGGTGGGTGCTGGACGAAGCTGGCCGTCGGCCTGAAGGACTGTGACGCGAGCTACAACTATTACGTGTACAAAGACGCGTGTTACGGCCCTGTCTTCCTGCCGGCGCGCCCTCCCACTTCAGGTCCCACGAAGCGCTCCGGGAGCGACGCCCCATAG
- a CDS encoding alpha/beta hydrolase — MKMALWGVRATSKGLGAVAPWAATAWAEKLFFTPRRPKRSRTAEAVLAKGQQRVLKLGGEKVAVWSWGEGPRVLLVHGWSGYGGQLTAFVAPLVEAGFSVVTYDAPGHGVSTGSRSSLPEMADMVAWVGRATGGPYAVVAHSFGAAATAVAMRDGLKVERAVFISPPADPRWGLEDFARTVGLTDGVKRRMAERMEERFDVSLRDLALPTFVPFLKVPLRIFHDVGDREVPFASGEAIARAWPGAKLTRTEGLGHHRILYAPEVVKPSVDFIAEARPRNAWPAPELLAAASAAPPPRGLLRVVHGS, encoded by the coding sequence ATGAAAATGGCGCTGTGGGGCGTGAGGGCGACGTCGAAGGGGCTGGGGGCGGTGGCGCCGTGGGCGGCGACGGCGTGGGCGGAGAAGCTGTTCTTCACGCCGCGGCGGCCGAAGCGCTCGCGCACGGCGGAGGCGGTGCTGGCGAAGGGGCAGCAGCGGGTGCTGAAGCTGGGCGGGGAGAAGGTGGCGGTGTGGAGCTGGGGCGAGGGGCCGCGCGTGTTGTTGGTGCACGGGTGGAGTGGTTATGGCGGGCAGCTCACGGCCTTCGTGGCGCCGCTGGTGGAGGCGGGCTTCTCGGTGGTGACGTACGACGCGCCGGGGCACGGGGTGTCGACGGGGAGTCGGAGCTCGCTGCCGGAGATGGCGGACATGGTGGCGTGGGTGGGGCGTGCGACGGGCGGGCCGTACGCGGTGGTGGCGCACTCGTTTGGCGCGGCGGCCACGGCGGTGGCGATGCGGGACGGGCTGAAGGTGGAGCGCGCGGTGTTCATCTCTCCGCCGGCGGACCCGCGCTGGGGGCTGGAGGACTTCGCGAGGACGGTGGGGCTGACGGACGGAGTGAAGCGGCGGATGGCGGAGCGGATGGAGGAGCGGTTCGACGTGTCGCTGCGCGACCTGGCGCTGCCCACGTTCGTGCCGTTCCTGAAGGTGCCGCTGCGCATCTTCCACGACGTGGGGGACAGGGAGGTGCCATTCGCTTCGGGTGAGGCGATTGCGCGCGCGTGGCCGGGCGCGAAGCTGACGCGCACGGAGGGGCTGGGGCATCACCGCATCCTGTATGCGCCGGAGGTGGTGAAGCCCTCGGTGGACTTCATCGCGGAGGCGCGTCCGCGCAATGCGTGGCCCGCGCCGGAGTTGCTGGCGGCGGCCTCTGCGGCGCCTCCGCCTCGCGGCCTCCTGCGCGTGGTGCATGGGAGCTGA
- a CDS encoding TetR/AcrR family transcriptional regulator — protein MRKGELTHQAILERAVQLASRVGLQGLSIGGLAEELNLSKSGLFAHFKSKTELQVQVLQAATDVFTERVIRPALARPRGEPRVRALFEGWLAWDRNKLLDGGCIFVAAATELDDAEGPARDALVQSQRDWLDCLAQAARIAVAEGHFRKDVDVEQFAHDEYAAMLGYHHAQRLMRDPKAEARAQRAFEALLAAARNPTH, from the coding sequence ATGCGCAAGGGAGAGCTCACCCATCAGGCCATCCTCGAGCGGGCCGTGCAGCTCGCGAGCCGTGTGGGCCTGCAGGGGCTGAGCATTGGCGGGCTGGCGGAGGAGTTGAACCTCTCCAAGAGCGGCCTGTTCGCGCACTTCAAGTCCAAGACGGAGCTGCAGGTCCAGGTGCTCCAGGCGGCCACGGACGTCTTCACCGAGCGGGTCATCCGCCCGGCCCTCGCGCGGCCCCGGGGCGAGCCTCGCGTGCGTGCCCTCTTCGAGGGCTGGCTCGCGTGGGACAGGAACAAGCTCCTCGACGGCGGCTGCATCTTCGTGGCGGCGGCGACGGAATTGGACGACGCGGAAGGCCCCGCGCGGGACGCGCTGGTGCAGAGCCAGCGGGACTGGCTGGACTGTCTCGCGCAGGCCGCGCGCATCGCCGTGGCGGAGGGACACTTCCGCAAGGACGTGGACGTGGAGCAGTTCGCCCACGACGAGTACGCGGCCATGCTGGGCTACCACCACGCGCAGCGGCTGATGCGAGACCCGAAGGCCGAAGCCCGGGCCCAGCGCGCCTTCGAGGCGCTGCTCGCCGCCGCCCGCAACCCCACGCACTGA
- a CDS encoding group II truncated hemoglobin: MPVELKLPPSDDWVPTLDDTPYQRLGGEEAVRALAHAFYDAMDAEEPALAKLHELDAQGRVNAGTRERFGLFLMGWLGGPQHYSERHGHPRLRMRHGHLPVDLAMRDAWLRSMQRAMDTRGVTGGLRRFLDERFAQVADFLRNTEG, encoded by the coding sequence ATGCCCGTTGAACTGAAGCTGCCCCCCTCGGATGACTGGGTGCCCACCCTGGATGACACGCCGTACCAGCGACTCGGTGGAGAGGAAGCGGTGCGCGCGCTGGCCCACGCCTTCTACGACGCCATGGACGCCGAGGAGCCGGCGCTGGCGAAGCTGCACGAGCTGGACGCGCAGGGCCGCGTGAATGCGGGCACGCGAGAGCGCTTCGGCCTCTTCCTCATGGGCTGGCTGGGCGGGCCCCAGCACTACTCCGAGCGCCACGGCCACCCGAGGCTGCGCATGCGCCACGGACACCTGCCCGTGGACCTCGCCATGCGCGACGCCTGGCTGCGCTCCATGCAGCGCGCCATGGACACGAGGGGCGTCACCGGCGGCCTGCGCCGCTTCCTCGACGAGCGCTTCGCCCAGGTGGCCGACTTCCTCCGCAACACCGAGGGCTGA